The Arachis hypogaea cultivar Tifrunner chromosome 19, arahy.Tifrunner.gnm2.J5K5, whole genome shotgun sequence genome has a window encoding:
- the LOC112752019 gene encoding rhomboid-like protein 19, which translates to MSTSAIPLAPSSSSSASSPGTGLLSGGFTKLCKGLGVVLVAAHILVYLFPSSLTYLALVPARTIPFAWNLITAGYVEQSVYGVVISTISLLFIGKLLEPIWGSREFLKFIFVVNFLTSMCVFVTAIALYYISTKESYLYTPLSGFHGVISGFLVGVKQIIPDQELPLIKIKAKWLPSITLLLSIAITFWTEEAAEYLPTIVSGTYISWIYLRYWQSKLETKIRGDPSEDFSFSSFFPGFLRPIIDPIASIFHRMLCGRSDALNNAQAYTQDSESLPGSDSFEATRRRERGARALEERLAAARIAGESQKRDAAENV; encoded by the exons TCACCG GGAACGGGGCTGTTGTCAGGTGGATTCACGAAGCTGTGTAAGGGCCTTGGAGTGGTTCTTGTTGCCGCTCACATTCTCGTTTAcctcttcccttcttctcttacCTACCTCGCTCTCGTTCCCGCCAG GACGATTCCGTTCGCCTGGAATCTCATTACAGCTGGTTATGTCGAGCAATCTGTATATGGG GTGGTGATCAGCACAATAAGTCTTCTGTTTATTGGAAAGCTACTTGAACCAATATGGGGTTCCAGAGAATTCTTGAAGTTCATCTTCGTGGTTAACTTTCTAACTTCGATGTGTGTATTTGTCACCGCTATTGCCTTATACTACATTTCAACAAAGGAGAGTTACCT tTACACTCCCCTATCGGGATTTCATGGAGTTATATCTGGTTTCTTGGTTGGCGTTAAGCAAATTATACCAGATCAAGAGCTTCCTCTCATCAAGATAAAAGCGAAG TGGTTGCCGTCTatcactttattgctttccatcGCCATCACCTTCTGGACAGAAGAGGCTGCAGAGTATCTTCCAACCATAGTGTCTGGGACATATATAAGCTGGATTTACCTTAGATACTGGCAGAGCAAACTAGAGACAAAAATTAGAGGTGACCCAAGTGAGGATTTTTCATTCTCCTCATTTTTCCCTGGATTTTTAAG ACCAATCATAGACCCTATTGCATCAATATTTCATCGAATGCTCTGTGGAAGATCCGATGCTTTGAACAATGCTCAAGCTTACACCCAGGATAGTGAGTCTTTGCCAGGTTCTGACTCATTCGAAGCTACTAGGAGACG AGAAAGAGGAGCCCGAGCACTGGAAGAGAGGTTGGCTGCTGCGCGCATTGCTGGAGAGTCACAAAAGAGAGATGCTGCAGAAAATGTATAA
- the LOC112752021 gene encoding uncharacterized protein, with protein MKSIKTEAEAADGGGGGSKQNVNKAGSGSYGYGGYLETSKAERAMWLMKCPPLVSRCLGASPSSDPSRPVAKVIVSIDPLNNSDNSSSDDSPPQFTMELAATEAGNIPRCFAMDMSKDFIPMSVFSDTPQGKICVEGKILNKFDMRPHKQSMELYGKICRERTQKYMVKTRQIQVIDNDSGAHMRPMPGLFTFSSSSGPVEKKKAPAKATETKRTRRDRGEMEEIVFKLFERQPNWSLRNLIQETDQPEQFLKDILKDLCVYNNKGTNQGTYELKPEYRKAGD; from the exons ATGAAATCAATTAAAACTGAGGCGGAGGCAGCTGacggaggaggaggagggagCAAGCAGAATGTGAACAAAGCTGGTAGTGGATCATACGGTTATGGCGGTTACTTAGAGACCAGCAAAGCTGAGAGAGCCATGTGGCTTATGAAGTGCCCTCCTCTCGTTTCCCGTTGCCTCGGCGCCTCTCCCTCCTCCGACCCCTCCCGCCCCGTCGCCAAGGTCATCGTCTCCATCGATCCCCTCAACAACTCCGACAACTCCTCCTCCGATGACTCTCCTCCCCAG TTTACTATGGAGTTGGCTGCGACCGAAGCTGGGAATATACCCAGATGTTTTGCTATGGATATGTCTAAAGACTTCATTCCTATGTCTGTCTTCTCGGACACGCCGCAAG GAAAAATATGTGTGGAGGGAAAGATACTGAACAAATTTGACATGAGACCCCACAAGCAAAGCATGGAACTTTATGGGAAAATATGCCGTGAGAGGACACAGAAGTACATGGTCAAAACTAGACAGATACAG GTTATTGACAATGATAGTGGGGCTCATATGAGACCGATGCCTGGACTATTCACCTTTTCATCATCTTCTGGACCCGTT GAAAAGAAGAAAGCTCCAGCTAAAGCAACAGAAACGAAGAGAACAAGAAGGGACCGTGGAGAGATGGAAGAAATTGTGTTTAAGCTGTTTGAACGGCAGCCAAATTGGAGTTTAAGAAATCTCATACAAGAAACCGACCAACCTGAA CAATTTCTGAAAGATATACTTAAAGATCTGTGTGTCTACAATAACAAAGGAACTAATCAAGGCACTTATGAACTGAAGCCAGAATACAGAAAAGCTGGGGATTAA
- the LOC112749458 gene encoding protein WHAT'S THIS FACTOR 9, mitochondrial, with amino-acid sequence MTMRRIILFSSSNRRQQPPRKQYNNLNHLRTLFEGTFKAVRDRGLDHAVEREKHLKPLISLKNLIKREPSKSLPISIITQNKESLQLPFRPIEFTRKYPSAFHEFLPVAAALNAPHIRLTPQALSIDSDEQLLYQSDGYKEQIANRLLKLLMISRIHKIPLSIIEHLKWDLGLPHDYLHGIIPEFPDYFRVVHEKSRAFRNDDDRVLELVCWSNELAVSVMEKKNKKKGSDFEFPVQFSTGFEMDRSYQRWLSQWQKLPYVSPYENAAHLSASSDESDRWVVGVLHEILHVLVPKKTEKDNLLILGDWLGLRSRFKRALLQHPGIFYLSSKIGTQTVVLREGYKRGSLAERHPFMDLRSQYIHLMNTTIKEDGKDVKVVLAKINQDESNDKDLEEGRAGEDDREIKGDRDESSEVEAEDANEDAFEGEDDSEDDDEEQPRKVNFKTAQSSWGRVVGRVKPMRDSKRERSAGRSTQKFRERNQSEASRRLQIRGRNKDVESSVQRSRSSKSRGKVIT; translated from the exons ATGACGATGCGGCGGATCATCCTCTTCTCCAGCTCCAACCGCCGCCAACAGCCACCACGCAAACAGTACAACAACCTCAACCACCTCAGAACCCTATTCGAAGGCACCTTCAAGGCCGTCCGCGACCGTGGCCTCGACCACGCCGTCGAGAGAGAGAAGCACCTGAAGCCACTCATCAGCCTCAAGAATCTCATCAAACGCGAACCCTCCAAATCCCTTCCCATCTCCATCATTACCCAAAACAAAGAATCCCTTCAATTGCCATTTCGCCCCATCGAATTCACCCGAAAATACCCCTCCGCCTTCCACGAATTCCTCCCCGTCGCCGCCGCCCTCAATGCCCCGCACATCCGCCTCACCCCGCAGGCCCTCTCGATCGATTCCGACGAGCAGCTCCTGTACCAAAGCGACGGTTACAAGGAACAGATCGCCAACCGCCTCTTGAAGCTCTTGATGATCTCCAGAATCCATAAGATCCCTCTCTCAATCATCGAACACCTCAAATGGGACCTCGGTCTTCCTCACGATTATCTTCACGGCATTATTCCTGAGTTCCCTGATTACTTCCGTGTCGTCCATGAAAAATCCCGTGCATTTCGAAATGATGATGACAG GGTTTTGGAGCTGGTTTGTTGGAGCAATGAATTGGCAGTTTCGGTTatggagaagaagaataagaagaaaggGAGTGATTTTGAGTTCCCGGTGCAGTTTTCGACTGGGTTTGAGATGGATAGGAGTTATCAGAGGTGGTTGAGTCAATGGCAGAAGCTGCCTTATGTCTCTCCTTATGAGAATGCAGCTCATCTATCAGCTTCTAGCGACGAATCCGATAGATGGGTCGTTGGTGTTTTGCATGAGATTCTTCATGTTTTGGTTCCTAAGAAGACTGAGAAGGACAATCTTTTGATCCTTGGAGACTGGTTGGGTTTGAGGTCGAGGTTTAAGAGGGCGCTGCTTCAGCATCCTGGTATTTTCTATCTGTCCAGTAAAATTGGTACTCAAACAGTGGTTTTGAGGGAAGGTTACAAAAGGGGATCGTTGGCCGAACGCCACCCATTTATGGATTTGAGGAGCCAGTATATTCACCTTATGAACACTACTATTAAGGAAGATGGGAAAGATGTTAAGGTAGTGCTAGCCAAAATCAACCAGGACGAGTCGAATGACAAGGACCTTGAAGAGGGTAGAGCAGGAGAGGATGACAGGGAGATCAAAGGGGACAGGGATGAGTCGTCTGAAGTTGAAGCTGAGGATGCTAATGAGGATGCCTTTGAGGGCGAGGATGATTCTGAGGATGACGATGAAGAACAGCCTCGAAAAGTTAACTTTAAAACTGCACAGAGTAGTTGGGGCAGAGTAGTAGGGCGAGTGAAGCCTATGAGAGATTCTAAGAGAGAAAGATCAGCTGGGAGGTCAACTCAGAAATTTAGGGAGAGAAATCAATCAGAAGCTTCTAGAAGATTACAAATAAGAGGTCGAAATAAAGATGTTGAGAGCTCTGTACAGCGATCAAGATCTTCTAAGAGCAGAGGGAAGGTTATTACCTAG